A genomic region of Blastocatellia bacterium contains the following coding sequences:
- a CDS encoding cupin domain-containing protein, translating into MGAYTYIANLLEQIDIPSRGTLSRTVYADDSVKVVLFGFDAEQELSEHTAAVPAMLHFLQGDARLTLGNEPLEVSAGAWVHMPAHLPHSLYAKTPVVMLLLLLKGVPRGERYETPD; encoded by the coding sequence ATGGGGGCGTATACGTACATCGCCAATTTGCTTGAGCAGATTGACATTCCCAGCCGAGGTACGTTAAGTCGCACGGTCTATGCCGACGATTCTGTCAAGGTTGTCTTGTTTGGGTTTGATGCCGAGCAGGAACTTTCAGAACACACAGCAGCCGTGCCGGCCATGCTCCATTTCCTTCAGGGAGATGCTCGATTAACGTTGGGCAACGAGCCGCTAGAAGTTTCTGCTGGAGCTTGGGTGCACATGCCGGCGCATCTGCCGCACAGCCTTTATGCAAAAACTCCTGTTGTGATGTTGTTGCTGCTACTCAAAGGCGTGCCGCGAGGAGAACGATATGAAACACCCGATTGA
- a CDS encoding hemerythrin domain-containing protein, translating into MKHPIDMLKSEHRVIERALGALDGICQRMEQNERIPSEALSSLIDFFRMFADRCHHGKEEAQLFPALVERGIPREGGPIGVMLYEHEVGRGLVKEFSQAAEAYHSGDASAGQQIISVGHRYIELLTQHIYKEDNILFRMAEQVLDEPSQRALGEAFEQVDSEFGDGFHQRYEQLANALEQAWSSGSKG; encoded by the coding sequence ATGAAACACCCGATTGACATGCTCAAAAGTGAGCATCGCGTGATCGAGCGAGCGCTCGGCGCGCTCGATGGCATTTGCCAACGAATGGAACAGAACGAACGGATTCCTTCGGAGGCATTATCCAGTTTGATTGATTTTTTCCGCATGTTCGCCGATCGTTGCCATCACGGCAAGGAAGAAGCCCAATTATTCCCTGCGTTAGTCGAACGGGGCATTCCGCGCGAGGGTGGCCCGATTGGTGTGATGCTCTATGAACACGAAGTCGGACGGGGACTTGTGAAGGAGTTCAGTCAAGCGGCTGAAGCGTATCACTCGGGTGACGCCAGCGCCGGTCAACAGATCATCAGCGTTGGACACCGCTATATTGAATTGCTGACGCAGCATATCTACAAAGAGGACAACATCCTCTTCCGTATGGCCGAGCAGGTTCTGGATGAGCCATCTCAACGCGCACTTGGCGAGGCATTTGAGCAAGTTGATTCAGAATTCGGCGATGGGTTTCATCAACGCTACGAGCAATTGGCTAACGCCTTAGAGCAAGCATGGAGCAGCGGGAGCAAAGGATAA
- a CDS encoding hemerythrin domain-containing protein — protein MRKRHESLIPLSHQHHHGLVMSRRLRQQPEDDPNRSAATAALARELIEFFDHDLTPHFAAEEEALFPAMEEQLGSLLIIDQLRREHQQMAAIIERLRRTTATASSALLHRFGELLHDHIRKEERVLFALFEERMPAESVVRVGQRIAQITATVQQRVCESRPPRTR, from the coding sequence ATGAGAAAACGCCATGAAAGCTTAATCCCGCTTTCGCACCAGCACCATCATGGGTTGGTGATGAGTCGGCGATTGCGGCAGCAACCGGAGGATGACCCGAATCGGTCAGCCGCAACGGCTGCGCTCGCGCGCGAGCTGATTGAGTTCTTCGACCATGATCTGACGCCGCATTTCGCCGCTGAAGAAGAGGCGCTCTTCCCGGCAATGGAAGAGCAATTGGGTAGCCTGTTGATCATTGATCAGTTGCGACGCGAACATCAGCAGATGGCTGCGATCATCGAGCGTTTGCGCCGGACCACAGCGACAGCTTCATCGGCGTTGCTCCACCGCTTTGGTGAGCTACTGCACGATCACATTCGGAAAGAAGAGCGGGTATTGTTTGCGTTATTTGAAGAGCGCATGCCTGCCGAGAGCGTCGTGCGAGTCGGCCAGCGAATTGCACAGATAACAGCAACGGTTCAGCAACGAGTCTGTGAGAGTCGGCCGCCACGCACACGTTGA
- a CDS encoding FAD-dependent oxidoreductase has product MMTELRQQQWNSWWEGRDGLNLRYLESNFPCRAACPVNTNAGGYVSLIAQGRFREAYLLARRPNPLASVCGRVCAHPCEAACRRGYLDQPIAIRAMKRFVNERYGVESACSFEEILQVVERPRPPAPTPGRVAVIGSGPAGLSCAHDLALMGHAVTVFDAAPVAGGMMRLAIPEYRLPRLLLDREIEFIRFLGVQFRLGVDIGVDISFAELRRQFDAVFLATGCRKGKILKIPGAEKKGVLTALDFLINLNLGVPLDIGQNVLVVGGGNVAFDAARAARRFGGTSLPDEEHHNLAVDAAVAAARVLRRKVTMVTLESRDEMPADPEEIEQGSLEGIRLIHRRGPKAILGNGRVTSLETLDVARVFDEQGRFAPEFIEGSEKQIPCDTVIIAIGQIADLSFLGEEHGLQITPQQTVVVNSQTLATSAPGVFAGGDVAFGPRIIISAVADGRRAAKSIDTYLTGRTDPPTQYAVRVFPTFGYDHPFARGDYETIPRRRVPVLPIERRQAREEVELCLSEEEAMAEGKRCLHCWVNTIFDSSRVQGTECIQCGGCVDVCPEQCIDLKSLIRIAAASDRPLALLPNGEPATILQATHGAALIKDETACIRCGLCARRCPTGVITMQAFYRADEAEIMQLADRIL; this is encoded by the coding sequence ATGATGACCGAGCTGAGACAGCAGCAGTGGAACTCCTGGTGGGAAGGGCGCGATGGACTGAATCTGCGCTATCTGGAGAGTAACTTCCCGTGCCGCGCCGCCTGCCCGGTCAACACCAATGCCGGCGGGTATGTCAGCTTGATTGCGCAAGGACGGTTTCGTGAGGCCTATTTGCTGGCGCGTCGTCCGAATCCGCTGGCCTCGGTGTGCGGGCGCGTCTGCGCCCATCCGTGTGAAGCGGCTTGTCGTCGCGGGTACTTGGATCAGCCGATTGCTATTCGCGCGATGAAGCGGTTTGTCAATGAGCGGTATGGCGTGGAGAGCGCGTGTTCATTTGAAGAGATTCTGCAGGTGGTTGAGCGGCCTCGCCCGCCGGCGCCGACGCCGGGCCGGGTGGCCGTGATCGGTTCGGGGCCGGCCGGACTGTCGTGCGCCCATGACCTGGCGTTGATGGGACACGCGGTAACGGTGTTTGATGCTGCGCCGGTGGCCGGCGGCATGATGCGGCTTGCCATTCCCGAATACCGCTTGCCGCGCCTGTTATTGGATCGAGAGATCGAGTTCATTCGCTTTCTCGGCGTCCAATTTCGCTTGGGCGTTGACATCGGTGTGGACATCAGCTTTGCCGAACTTCGCCGGCAATTCGACGCCGTTTTTCTGGCCACGGGCTGTCGGAAAGGCAAAATCCTAAAAATTCCCGGCGCTGAGAAGAAGGGCGTTCTGACGGCTCTGGATTTTTTGATCAATCTCAATCTGGGCGTGCCACTGGACATCGGCCAAAATGTGTTGGTTGTGGGTGGGGGCAACGTTGCCTTTGATGCGGCGCGGGCGGCGCGGCGTTTTGGGGGAACGTCGCTGCCTGATGAAGAGCACCACAATCTGGCTGTAGATGCGGCCGTCGCAGCAGCTCGCGTGTTGCGACGCAAAGTCACCATGGTCACGCTGGAATCGCGCGACGAGATGCCCGCCGACCCCGAAGAAATCGAGCAAGGCTCGTTGGAAGGCATCCGCCTCATTCATCGGCGCGGGCCGAAAGCGATTCTGGGCAACGGGCGCGTGACATCGCTGGAGACCCTTGACGTGGCCCGCGTCTTTGACGAGCAAGGGCGATTTGCGCCGGAATTCATCGAGGGGTCTGAGAAGCAAATTCCTTGCGACACCGTGATCATCGCCATCGGACAGATTGCCGACCTTTCCTTTCTTGGCGAGGAGCATGGTTTGCAGATCACGCCGCAACAAACGGTGGTGGTGAATTCGCAGACGTTGGCCACGTCGGCGCCGGGCGTGTTTGCCGGTGGCGACGTGGCCTTCGGTCCTCGCATCATCATCTCTGCCGTGGCCGACGGGCGACGCGCGGCCAAATCCATTGACACCTATTTGACCGGTCGCACAGACCCGCCCACACAATACGCCGTTCGCGTGTTTCCCACGTTCGGATATGATCATCCGTTTGCTCGCGGCGACTATGAGACAATCCCTCGTCGTCGCGTTCCGGTGCTGCCGATTGAGCGAAGACAGGCGCGTGAAGAAGTCGAGCTGTGCCTCTCGGAAGAAGAAGCGATGGCCGAAGGGAAACGCTGCCTCCATTGCTGGGTCAATACGATTTTTGATTCGTCACGTGTGCAAGGAACCGAGTGCATTCAATGCGGCGGCTGCGTGGATGTCTGTCCCGAACAGTGCATTGATTTGAAATCGCTGATCCGCATTGCCGCTGCCTCAGACAGACCGCTGGCGCTACTGCCAAACGGTGAGCCGGCAACCATCTTGCAGGCGACTCACGGCGCTGCGCTCATCAAAGATGAAACGGCGTGTATCCGTTGCGGACTGTGCGCCCGTCGCTGTCCCACCGGTGTGATTACGATGCAGGCATTTTATCGCGCTGACGAGGCCGAGATCATGCAACTGGCTGACAGGATTTTATGA
- a CDS encoding ubiquinol-cytochrome c reductase iron-sulfur subunit, with product MPLIDDLKMPLDDEELSRREFLGWLGGGAMAVAALGTAITAVRFMWPEVLFEEQTRYRVGKPEEIPVGTLIAMPEQKIYVFHDRNGFVAMSAVCTHLGCLTRYEKENDRIFCPCHGSRFSTDGQVTVGPAPKPLPRLLLTLEQGVLVVDAAKTVNPDTILKV from the coding sequence ATGCCACTGATTGACGATTTGAAGATGCCACTCGATGATGAAGAACTGAGCCGACGTGAATTTCTCGGTTGGCTGGGTGGCGGCGCGATGGCCGTGGCCGCGCTCGGCACAGCGATCACTGCCGTGCGCTTCATGTGGCCCGAAGTGCTCTTTGAAGAACAGACGCGCTATCGCGTTGGCAAGCCTGAGGAGATTCCCGTTGGCACGCTCATTGCCATGCCGGAGCAAAAGATTTACGTCTTTCACGACCGCAATGGGTTTGTTGCCATGTCGGCGGTCTGCACGCACCTGGGTTGTTTGACGCGCTACGAAAAAGAGAACGACCGCATCTTTTGTCCCTGTCACGGCAGCCGATTTTCCACCGATGGTCAGGTGACCGTCGGGCCTGCGCCCAAGCCGTTGCCCAGATTGCTACTGACATTGGAGCAGGGCGTCTTGGTGGTGGATGCAGCGAAGACCGTCAACCCGGATACGATTTTGAAGGTGTAA
- a CDS encoding cytochrome b N-terminal domain-containing protein, translating into MAQSTATHSSWKEALARNRVFRSIVRRGLADTNRNRSLAVFGNFFLHIHPVKVNVRAIAFTRTFYLGGLAAASFMILVVTGVFLMFYYHPSVPRAYEDMKDLQYVVYMGPFLRNLHRWAAHAMVALVMLHMVRVFFAGAYRPPREFNWVIGVFLLVLTILLSYTGYLLPWDQLAFWGVTVGTNMADAVPWLGHHIKFLLLGGTQVNENALLRFYVLHCVVLPLALIVLLSVHIWRVRKDGGIYLGEPPHEGNPKSEIRNTLPLQVSEPS; encoded by the coding sequence ATGGCTCAATCAACGGCAACACACTCATCATGGAAAGAGGCATTAGCACGCAATCGCGTGTTTCGCTCGATTGTCCGACGCGGGTTGGCCGACACCAATCGCAATCGCTCGCTGGCTGTGTTTGGCAATTTCTTTTTGCACATTCATCCGGTCAAAGTGAACGTGCGGGCCATCGCGTTTACGCGGACATTTTATCTGGGCGGATTGGCGGCGGCCTCATTTATGATCCTGGTGGTGACGGGTGTGTTTTTGATGTTCTACTACCACCCGTCGGTGCCGCGCGCGTATGAAGACATGAAAGATTTGCAATATGTCGTCTACATGGGCCCATTTCTGCGCAATCTGCATCGCTGGGCCGCGCACGCGATGGTTGCGCTGGTGATGTTGCACATGGTGCGGGTTTTCTTTGCCGGAGCTTATCGTCCGCCGCGCGAGTTCAATTGGGTCATCGGCGTCTTCTTGCTTGTGCTGACGATTTTGCTCTCGTATACCGGTTATCTCTTGCCGTGGGATCAACTGGCTTTCTGGGGCGTAACGGTGGGAACAAACATGGCTGACGCTGTGCCGTGGCTCGGCCACCATATCAAGTTTCTGCTGTTGGGCGGCACGCAGGTCAATGAAAATGCGTTGTTGCGATTTTATGTGTTGCATTGTGTCGTGCTGCCGCTGGCTTTGATTGTATTGCTCTCGGTGCACATCTGGCGCGTGCGCAAAGATGGGGGCATTTATCTGGGCGAACCGCCCCATGAGGGAAATCCGAAGTCCGAAATCCGGAACACGCTGCCGCTTCAAGTGAGCGAGCCCTCCTGA